A window from Triplophysa dalaica isolate WHDGS20190420 chromosome 3, ASM1584641v1, whole genome shotgun sequence encodes these proteins:
- the rgs5b gene encoding regulator of G-protein signaling 5b translates to MCRSLEHLPLTCLERAKELKARFGSFLLKQELYMGLSHKTDKLTLEDREKWSQSFHYLLAHKEGLCAFRAFLSSEYSEENIAFYLACEDYKNTKPCSKLCSKAKKIYEEFICNDAPREVNLDHETKTITSKNLENPTFTCFKIAQSKIYTLMEKDCYPRFLKSTVYQELIAQHAGQTTHG, encoded by the exons ATGTGCCGATCACTCGAACATCTGCCTCTCACCTGTCTGGAAAG GGCAAAAGAGCTCAAAGCTCGCTTTGGAAGTTTTCTCCTAAAGCAAGAGCTGTACATGGGTCTTTCTCATAAAACCGACAAACTAACACTGGAAGACAGAGAAAAATGGAGCCAGTCTTTCCATTACCTCCTGGCTCACAAAG AGGGACTGTGTGCATTCAGAGCGTTTCTGTCGTCTGagtacagtgaggaaaatatcGCATTCTATCTGGCTTGTGAGGACTACAAGAACACAAAGCCTTGCTCCAAGCTGTGCTCCAAGGCCAAGAAAATTTACGAGGAGTTCATCTGCAATGACGCACCAAGAGAG GTTAATCTTGATCacgaaacaaaaacaatcacCTCGAAAAATTTAGAGAACCCCACCTTCACCTGCTTTAAGATAGCCCAGAGTAAAATTTACACCCTGATGGAAAAAGACTGCTACCCTCGTTTCCTCAAGTCAACTGTCTACCAGGAACTCATCGCACAACATGCGGGCCAAACCACTCATGGATGA